In Tenrec ecaudatus isolate mTenEca1 chromosome 5, mTenEca1.hap1, whole genome shotgun sequence, the following are encoded in one genomic region:
- the H1-10 gene encoding histone H1.10, protein MSVELEEALPLTPAVGTAKKAAKAGASAALPSAKKRKNSKKKNQPGKYSQLVVETIRRLGERNGSSLAKIYTEAKKVAWFDQQNGRTYLKYSIKALVQNDTLLQVKGTGANGSFKLNRKKLEGGGGERRGGPVPAPAPHKAKKAAAAPAAAAPRRGDKTPGKSKKPEKHSHKKDPGGGAAATKKDKGSKAKKAVAAAGKKVKKTAKPSVPKVPKGRK, encoded by the coding sequence ATGtctgtggagctggaggaggcccTGCCGCTGACGCCCGCCGTGGGGACGGCCAAGAAAGCGGCCAAGGCGGGCGCCTCGGCGGCGCTGCCCTcggccaagaagaggaagaacagCAAGAAGAAGAACCAGCCGGGCAAGTACAGCCAGCTGGTGGTGGAGACCATCCGCCGGCTGGGCGAGCGCAATGGCTCCTCGCTGGCCAAGATCTACACGGAGGCCAAGAAGGTGGCGTGGTTCGACCAGCAGAACGGGCGCACCTacctcaagtactccatcaaggCGCTGGTGCAGAACGACACGCTGCTGCAGGTGAAGGGCACCGGCGCCAACGGCTCCTTCAAGCTCAACCGCAAGAAGCTGGAGGGCGGCGGCGGCGAGCGGCGCGGGGGACCCGTCCCCGCGCCCGCCCCGCACAAAGCCAAGAAGGCGGCTGCGGCCCCGGCCGCGGCGGCGCCCCGGCGCGGGGACAAGACCCCTGGGAAGAGCAAGAAGCCCGAAAAGCACTCGCACAAGAAGGACCCCGGCGGCGGGGCCGCCGCCACCAAGAAGGACAAAGGCAGCAAGGCCAAGAAGGCGGTGGCCGCCGCGGGCAAGAAAGTGAAGAAGACGGCCAAGCCCAGCGTCCCCAAAGTGCCCAAGGGCCGCAAGTGA